Below is a genomic region from Brassica rapa cultivar Chiifu-401-42 chromosome A08, CAAS_Brap_v3.01, whole genome shotgun sequence.
aactttaaattaaatttaacatttgggtttgggtttagagACTCGAGTTTATGGTTTAGTATTTAAGTGTACAGgttaggtttagagtttataattCTGTTTCGTATGAAGATATTCTGTTTGTTCTATCTGACGTAGTACTTTTATAAATGGAATACAACACTTACTTAGAATAGTTAACCCGTACGTGGACAATATTAAATCTCAATTTCTCTTGGACCTGTGCTCTCGTCGACGTTAATCCTTGGTTCCACTGTCACCGGTAACTTAGAAAGGATAAGGACATAACCGGATAAAATGTGTATGAAATGTTATCAATTTAATAACGTCAAAATCAAAGCTATTTACTTAACTTTGACTCCAAACTTGGCTAGATAGCAAATTCACCCTATAAATTTTGACtcaactaatatttttaataataacttTTTTGCCTGCACATGCAGGCGTAcacattttataattactttttaatacaaacattattaatttaaagactATAacgataaattattatttattgtttatatttgaaaattattatgtattctaatttttgatttattttgtaCATTATATTCacttatctaataaaaatattctaaattcgtttttattttgtggctaatttatagattttattcattaatggtataaaagaaagaaaaaccaaGGCGCTAAGCGAAAGGAAAGTCGGGCTTGATTGGATAAGGGGCATAGGTAAGGAAAAAGTGGCATTAGAACGAAGGGAATATAGGAATTCGATATGTTGTCTTAGAAAGGGGTTCCTAGTCTAGTTTCGTGCTGTTCTCATTAAAAAGAAGAATCGCGGGAAGAGATTTCCTGTTTGCATCACCTTTTCTCTGGTACTTTTGAAACATGTGGAGAGCTTGTTCAAAGAACTCGATTCAACAAGCTACTCTGGACCTGGCTCTTCGTCTCAAGGTTCCAAACAAGAGGGTATGTAGTTAAGCTCCGTCAAAATATTTTAAGGGTAGCACTAGCCTTACAGGCGAGTGACCACTGAACGATAAGAACAAAGCCACTTTGTTCCTCTAACGTCGAATGATCTACTTGCTTGTACTTCTCTTTGTCGAAATTCAGTTGGTTTAACcattctaacttttaacgtgagagctccgaaaaaatcagaaacaaataatagtatagatatcttAATATTAGAGCTGGTATTTATTAGTCGGGATCCGATCCAAGATCCACTCCAGATCCgttccaaaattaaaatatcaaaagtttaacaaaaaaagtttatgATATCAAAAGTTTCCGGATCCagataataaaatttcatatcCGTCAAAACCAAATCTGGATTTCAGATATTAAATTCAAAGACAATTATAAAAAGTGGAAACTGACTAATTAGCTTGGGTAACATGAATGAAGAATTAGATGTTGCAAAAGAGATAAAAGTTCaagaaatttttgaaaaaacgaaaacatatatttattgataaaattgtattaaCAGTAGATTTTCTATGCTCTGCATGAATTTTAAACATAATGcatattaagtaatatatattcattttctGTGGTTGACATTGCAACAACAAATTGTTGTCTCGGTTTCCAACCAAAAGGTCTTCTGCAAGAGGAAAAGCATATCATGTAATTGAGTCTCAGTTGTCTAGATTTCTACCACAATCTAAATCCATGAGCTCAACAACTTAATCACACTTTAAACCTGCACACACAAGTCCTTAGTCACTTGGACTTCTTAAGTATCTGAGTATCTATGTCCTAACCAACAAACTAGAGTGGTTTAGAGGAAGAATAAACATCTCACTGAACTGGGCAGATCAATGATGTTTCCATGCAAATGTTTTTAAGAGACTTTGGAGTGATGTTGTAATGATAACATGCTATTTCATCAACCGCACACCTACTGAAGTTCATAAGAAAATTTGTCCGTTTGAGGAACTCCATCCAACATATATAACCTTTCTTGCAGATCCAAAGCAGTACCAATGCCTTGTTGGATAGTTGATATATCTCGACCACCCTTGGCCAGAGTTGAGGTATGCTATACACATTCTCACTCAAGTTATGCAGGTTTCGAAAGAAGCCCATTTGGATGCAGAAAACCACGTAGTTCGAGACTTAAAAGGTTCACCTGGCCAAGGCATTTTTCTCTCTTCCAATTCAGACTTATCTCTCACAGTTACGTAAGTTACGTCCAAAGAACCAAAACACAAGACACTTCCCAAGCTGTCTCAGCTTGACTATAAAGCACAACTTTGATCATATTCACTTGATAAATATTCTACTTAAGCAAATCGCATAATCCAATATACTCAATCAAACAAATCATATTGaaaattgaaactttacgattaaaaaataaacaagaaataCGAGTAACACAAAGACATGATATACCTTATTGACATCAAGATCAGTTGGTCAAAAGTGCCTAAATTTGGTTAAGTCATCAAACATTGCCACAGAAGTAACAAACTCCTTAGGAACCAGTTTAACCCGATCCGACTagacttttctttctctctcatcTTCTGCTTTTTAGCTTCACCTCCAACCTTTATATCTCCGTCTGCCGACACCGAACCCCTATCTCTTGTTGCTCCACAATTGTTTAGCTTGTAAATCTTTCATCTTTCACCTTTCTCTTTCTACGATTACTAGGGTTTAAGTTTTATGATAGAGTACCACATGCAGAAATAGCCATTTAAGAGTGAAAAAGAATTGGAGCTTCTGCTATCACTGAGTACAAACTTATCAGCTGTTACAACACAATCTACAAGGCCATATAATAACTCCTAGTCAAGCGTTTCAAACCTATTCTGGCCGACTTAATCCTTCCTAATCAAACGGCTTTTGTTCAAGGTAGACTACTGATGGAGAACACAATTTTAGCCCCAGAATAGTAAATGGGTATCACACAAGGATAGAGGACCAAATAGAATAGCCACAGGTTGATATTGCAAAAGCGTTTTGACAGTATTCAATGGAGTTTCATTTTTAACTGCCTTCAAGGTATGGAGCTGCCTCCTATCTTCCTAACATGGCTTCAGGCCTGTGTCACAGCGCCTAATTTCATGGTCGGTTTCAATGGTACGGTTCAATGCTATTTTCGGAGTACAAGAGGCCTAAGGCAAGGGGATCTTTATCCCTTTACCTTTTTGTTGTAACCATGGACTGTTTATCAAGAATGATAGACAAGGCAGCAGAAGATGGGAAATTTGGTTACCATTATAACAGCAAGGAATTGAAACTCACCCACTTATGTTTTGTGGATGATCTCCTCATATTTTTGGAAGGATCTCTGGAATCGCTGAAGAGTATGCTGTCAATCCTTGATGAGTTTAAGGAACTATCTGGTCTCGCCAACAATGTCTCAAAAACTAGTTTCTTTACTTTGGGTCTTTCTCCATCTAAGACGGATCAAATAAAGTCAGAAACACGTCTCTCTCATGGTCAGATTTCGGTTCACTATAGACGTAGCAGAAGCTTTATTGGATAGAATTAGAGATCCGGTGATTCTGGAATATCCGGAAAACTATGATAATCACAAAGATTTTATTTAGTCTAATAATGACTAAGATCAATGTCTTCTTAAATTCGTTGAAAAAACTTATGTTTTAGTTGAAAACAAGGAATAAAGagaaatcttttaatttttattaatcaaatcataAACTGCATACAAACTTAATCCAAGACggctatatataataaaaccataaaaccctaaaacaataaagataactatctaaattaatataattaataaaataaacaataagatatttgaaaatatttcaaatatttatctGCATCATTCTCTCCAGATTGGTGTTCGAATCGAATCTTGTTCTTCCGTagatgttctttttttttttatcttctttgATCGTTGATTCCACCCTTGATACTATCTTTGAATTATTCAACTTAATGAATCtgttttaaatgtatttttcaaGATCCACCGTGTAGACACACAGctctttaatttttaatgtctTGATCAATGAGTAGCCAAACGATTCCCAATCTTACAATGCACGTGTAGTGCAGTTACTTTCTTCAGTTTTGATTGCACTCATGAAATCTCTCACGTATGCTTTTGTGGTCTTGAATGCATCCTTGCTGAAAACAAAATCAGTGGGCTCGAGCATCATCATGTCCTAACCATATCAATCATAGATGGCAGGACTGCTAATTTATTTGTAAACAATTACTTCGCTTTCCACGAACAAATTCTCCATGATCCAGAATCGAGTTTTGATTAAGAAACCAAAacaccagctctgataccacctggTGAATCGGAAGCTACGATAACACAATGATCTTATTTAGTCTAAAAATGTCTAAAATCAATGTCTTCTTATATTCGTTGAGAACACTTATGTTCTAGCCGAAAATAAAGAATAAAGAGAaatctcttaatttttattaatcaaatcataCACTGCATACAAACTTAAGCCAAGACGGCTATATATATTAAACGATAAAAcgctaaaacaataaaaataactatctaaattaatataattaataaaataaacaataagatatttggaaatattccaaATACTTATTTGCATCAGCTATTTAGGAGTACCCCTTTGCACTGAGAAACTATCGATGGTTAACTGAGAGCCTTTGATTAAGAAAGTTAAAAGAAAGGTCAATAGTTGGACATCAAAATCTCTTTCGTTTGTGGGAAGGCTACTTCTTATTAACACGACAATAGCAAGCATTTCTAACTTCTGGTGTGCTACTTTTACCATTCCTAAGAAGGTCATCAAATTATAAACTCAATATGCGGTGCTTACCTTTGGAAAGGCACGACGGAAAAACATTACTCTGTTAGAGTTTCTTGGAACACGGTCACCTTGTACAAAAAAGAGAGGGAGGATTAGGGATCATGGATTTGAATATATGGAATACAACTTGTCTCATAAAACTTATTTGGTTGTTCGTCTTCAGTGGTGGGACCAAAAACGGACGCGATGAAGTTAACATCCAAATATCCGTAAAattcagcataaacgtttttacgaaaagtgtTCTTCGTAAAGATTACTTTTACGAAGAATCTTGTGGTGAAATATTACACCAATCTCGGCTCATTCATCGAAATTAAACACTCGTAGCCCAAGAACACGTTCATGGAACATCGGAAAAGGATACGAACAAGGTCGTCACATAGCGACCGACCCGCGAACGAGTcagccgctacgtagcgaccgaccaagccactcggtcggtcgctacgtagcgaacgaccAAGCCTTTCATTCGGTCGCTACGATCCATCGCGGACCCGatcactatgtagcgaccgaactgTCTCGGACATCGATCAACGGGTACAACCCAAATCTGTGCATTCTCGTATGTTCCTCAATGCCAGCTCCCACGTACCACGGCCATATCATTTCTCACTCCCATCGATTGGAGTTATCACttaactttacgataaaaatcaCGGAAAGTTTATTTTTGTCGATAAAAATCGTAATAAGCGTTTCTAATTGAAAGACAGCCTAAATAGGTCTAAAACGTGATTAGAAACCCACTTAcgattttttaagaaaaagtcCATAAATACTATGGCGATTTATACTTAGCCGCaagaaaagataaatgtcaaatttccgcAGATAAATGTTAAGTTTCCGCATATAATCATGAAGATCgagaaaaatgaaatatctccattttcgagttatgacggcttaagggtagAAGAGGAAAGCTCAAACCGACTTTGGAgtgagtatataaggagtcctaggcgagaagcaCAAAAAGGAACATTTTTAGAGTAAACTTAGCACTTAAAACAtgtaggcaactttccgtttttgttatttcgagctgtgactcaactaggttttgcagtcttaggttgttagaactaggaatctcgccgacagctctcataGCCGAGACTTCTAcattgttgtaacgctcatatgcaaattcggaataaAACACATTTTGCTCttttttacgatttcttatttttctcttctttatttcgtgttctgattgcttgacatatggtttaacagatatccgggatctctgggaaattagagttttcctaactttcctaatttaaacggaaatcgacagtacgaatttcggttcccacattcaaGCCGTGGTCGATTTGGGTTGCTTGGTTTGTTCAACACATACTTGAAAGGTAACTGGAATAACTTCTGGACAgtgaaagaaaaacaaacacaCTCTTGGTTTGTCAAAAAACTACTCAGGCTACGTGTTCATGTGTTTCCATGGATTAAGGTTAACCTTCAAAATGGCAAAGATACTCTTTTCTGGTCAGACAACTGGATCCCCATTGGAAACATTCAAAAGCCTCAGAATTCAAGCCTTGGAATCACTGCAACAGCACCTGTCCATTCTCTTATCAATACAACTAGGCGACGCCTATTTAGAGTGAGATATCTTGAGAAAATTAAGGTATTCAATTACTCTCCTTGGTATCCTTGAACGACGACGATGATTATTATGAATGGGCTCTTGCAGCTATTCCTTTGTTCTCCTTCTCTACGGGACTGGTCTTTGACCTACTGAAAGATCACAAGGAAGGGGTTCTCGGGCACACAATTATCTGAATTAAGAGAGGTATACCGAAACATAATTTTCTCTTGGCTTTATGTACTTGATTAATGTCCCACTAAGGACAGACTAATTCACTGAGGTCTCACTACAAACCCTCTATGTTGTCTCTGTAACTCTGCTCTGGAATCTAGAACTTGGAGACCCATTCTCGACTATCTTCAAGCAGCGACTAAAGCTGCTCCGGCTATTGGCTTGGCAAAGCTCCATCTACTACCTTTGGACATAGAGAAACAATTGGATCCATCGACAACGCTTCTCTTCCTCGTCAAACATGTTGTATACAATCAAAAATAAACTCTCTGCCTTCCGATCTTCAATCACTCTCTTATCCTCCCAAATATATCGCCTCTGGATGGCTTATAGCCAACTGATTATCGACTGCAACTACGACGATCGTCTCttttgtttagatattttgaTTCACTAGGGTTCTTTAAACTATGTCGTTTCTGTAATACTTGATTGAGTAGAATTGGATCATGCCCAATAAATTGCATGAATGGTCTTTTACGTTTTCagctatataatatatttaaataatattttaacaatatttcattttatataattataaaaatatcaaaaatcataatattataataaatataaaaattatatttagaaagttatagttttaaattttgtaaaattatagaatttttttttcttttaaaaattataatattaatgaaaatataatagatatattttagcattttatagtttcaatttaaaatttttattgaatatttttatttttgtatttgtattgttttttaaaaaaaaattactttccTGCAACCGTTCGCAACCGCAAACGTTAGCTGAAACCAGATTTTAAATTTAAGAGGTTTAAAGCGGTATGAatcggtttgaagcggtttagaacgGTTTGAATAATTGTTGTAAAACGTCAACAACCGTCACAAACCAGAAAAACTGCGTTTGTCATGTCTTTAATCTCTTGCTTAAGACCAAATCCAAATGGAAAACTAAATGcgtcctattttatcaattttctcCTTcccatattatttttgtttttaaaaaggcGGAAAAGGAATTTCTAATGTTACGGCATTttagttgcacaaaaaaaagaatgttacGGCATTCTAAACACGAGGTAGAAAAGCCATGTGAGTGGGACCTATTTTCACACAGTACAAAACAATTTAAGATTCAATAACGATCTTCCATCGTCAATCTCCACTCAAATTCAACCCAACTTGGACCGCAAGACTAAGCGGATTCAGCTTCTCTTGAACGCGTGTTATCCACGCCACaatatttattgatttaaaaaaatctattttgaaAGAGACTAGTTTTTCCACTACCATCCACAAACGCAGATTTTGCAGTTGGTACCgattgtcggcggtttgcaacaatcactcaaatcgctttAAACCGTTTCAAACTGccccgaatctcataaattcaaaaactggctccagctagcgtttgcgatTGCGGACGATTGCGGAagagtaaattttttttctttttttttaaacaatatatatataaaagtaaaaaaatttaataaaaaaatttaaaattgaaattatgaaaatattaaaatatatctattatatagatatattttaattaatgttataaaatttaataataaacacaatttcaataaattttcaaaaattaaaattataactttctaaatataaattttatatttattataattttatgatttttgatatttttataattatattaaatgtaaatattgttaatttattatttgactgttaccgcatctGGTAggtaaccagtcataagtcacccgtaaacacaccaatttttaaccgcagtaccagtcgtacaaatctcttaaaaccgctaaaaATTGCAATCGTGTGTAttcacaaactcccgcaaccgcaaccgcaaccgctgcgtttgaaccaatCAGACCCTTAGTGAAAAAAAACCACCGCTATCGCTTCTGAATATTCCTCAAGATTGCACATGAAGAAACGAATACACACATCTTTGTTTACAAATTTAACTATTTAGGcgtttattattaaaaagatcATATTTGGTGACACACAAATGACCGTTAAATGCGGAAAGTAAAGGAGTTGATCACAAGAATGAATTAATTAACTGAGTTTCGTGGTCTGGTGGTAAAGAAATTTTGGTTGAGGTGTCTGTCATCATAAGTTCGAGCCTCGGCCACTAGGACCTTCCTCGCCAGTTCTAGTTGGACGCGATGGAATAGTCCGGATAAttagattatcaaaaaaaaaagaatgaattaATTTTGAACGACTCTATCCCCCGAGTATCTGACATTCCCGGACTCATAAGTCTTTGCAAATATTCATGATTTTTCAAGCGCGTGAAAAGACAAACATATTTAAAAGCAATAAATCTTACGTAAGGCGCAGGGCGTGTTGTTTCACGCGTCCAAGAAACAACTTGGAAGTAGATTCTCGAAGAAAGCCACTCAAATTCTTTACGATTTCTTCTTTTCAACACGGTCTCTTTTAAGTCTATATAAGCAAAACCTCTCACAATTGTAAATCATAAATCTCATAAAAGATCTTTCAAACATTCAAAAAATCTCTCTCCAGAAAAATGTATTGTTTATCATCTTTGATCTCTACCATGAATTCCATGTTCAGTGCCTTTGACGCTCTCTTCGCTGAGCTTATGGTGGGAAAGAACCTTATGGCTTCGTCGTTTAATGCTACAGCCACCACCAAACCCGCCTCACCGCAAACTCAAACGCAAGTGCAGAAGAATGAAAAGACAACTAACAAAAGGACGGGTTTGATGCAGAAAACTCCGAGGTTTGCTCTGGAGCTCGACGGTCTTCACTGCTTCGAGACAATAGTCCGTTCTTGATTTTGATTATTATTGTTGATCCGTTCTTGGTGCTTCACCACAAGATCAGAAACATTTTTTCAGATTGTTGTTGTTATATTTTATTCGATTTATTCATTGGAAGAAAATGTGATTGTGAATACATATTCGAATATCAGTTTATTAAATcgattatattaatatattatctatttaagaacaaatttttagtttttttttagttaaaaatgaagaaacattttttatatatcttctaAAAACTTCATCTTAAGAATCTTttattaatcatgctcttaacAATGTTAAAATCTAACTTGAAGGAACAAAACTTGTGTTTATCTTTATAGttagtgttttgaaacccgatccAGATCTGCTGTTGAATCGGTAAATCCGATAATCCAGAAAAAATCTGGTTTGAGTTTTGTGAAAAAtccaatatttagaaacccgcaAAAACTTACAAAAACCCAGTAGAATCCAGAACCCGATActggttgaaccaataaataacttttacttttttttttaatttttagttatgttttcagattatgttttatattctaagtttctAATAAGGCTCGCTCTGTTCTCAAAGCTTGGTAGCTATAAGAAGTTATatactgacaaaaaaaagttaagtttttccttttcagttttatatttatgaattttatatttgtgaagATTTCACTATGCGACTTGAAGAAAATAAAGTGAACGATTGTAGAGAAAACTAAAactagttgatgtgatttggtgttagtttatttccgttattgattctttattataatgattttttatttttggtttattttgtatttgaaatttaatttattattcatattaaacatttaaatatttataaattttatgtcttgatctttttagatgtcataactttgttagacaaaattataaatagtctaaactattttttgatattttgtatatcaaatgaaaataaaaatatagaaattaaagttaaatattttctaaatgttattaaacatataaatatacataccaaaactattattttatatttataaaaacatttagaaaatattaaactttagtttctatatttttatttacatagctgatatattattatataataaaattaatttatttattaacccGCGGTTCACCTACGGTCGACCCAGTGACCCAGCGATCCGGTAAGTCGTACGGTTCAGTGTCCGGATcaggtttaaaaacattgcttATAGTGAACTCTCAAATTCACTTCCATTATTAATATCTATCAAATTACCATGTacgattaaaaaatatatattaaaaaaaaagttaaaaaaaaaaaagtcgccgttaaccaaaaaaaaaagtgatattTATTTCATCTTTTAGGTTTTGAGAATTATTTGATAACAGGAAGCTGCTCCTGTTATTCTTATTCTCTACGGCATATTtcttttctcctcttctctttcCTTGCGGCATCCTATTCCGGCGTCGTTGCTTATTCGACATGGGGATCGTTGGTgttctttgttattttttttttaattgttctttgttattttaaaatgatctaAATAGCTGATCAATGCTGCGACTCTGAAAAATTATGGTTATTTATATATTAcagtgttataaaaaaaaaatataacgaaCTTTTTATGATTGGTGTTTTTAAAAGACGATGCCAGCAGTTTCTTGGTATCTCGTGGTTTCAGATCTTCATATTGCCTAATGAGTCAAGAGCTTCATGCAATCATTGACGCATGCCATTGTGGTAACGTCATGGACCAGCTATAAAACGTGGACACGGGATTAAAAGTAACGTgctctaccactgagctaaGTCGGCTGGTGTTAATTGTTGCTTTATTTTCATTATAGACAAGAATTGAAAGCTAATAGCCAAGCTTGGTTGGCCATGATCTATGTGTCCAGCTTCAGTCACTACCCATGATGCTTTATTACTAAGGAGAACAGGTTTGTTTGTAAGCCTTCTTGTCCCCTTTGCTTATCCAAGGTTCAACAAAGAGAAGCAGGATCCGAAGctcaaaacacattttttttttacattccaAGATTCCTTTTCAATCATTCAATATTAATGCTTTTCTTTGTATTACAACAAATGTCTTGATATCAAAACTCTTGCCTACTTTTGTCTCTTGAAATACAATTGAGAAAGAAAAGGACAATGATAGAGAGAATTGCATAAGCAACAAACAAATATATCCACAACGCAAGAAGAATCTTCTTCCTCGGGCCCTAAAAGCAAAACGAACACACCTTGTAAAGACAGAGCAAAGGAGTTTGTTAAAGAGAGAACTCCAATCTAAATATGATGATGGATGCATATTATCTTATTAGTGGTCATCGTATATAGAACTCATAAGGCAAGCTTAAATTAAGCAAAACAAGTTAATCAACACGTTCTAAAGCCTTATCAAAGAAGGCGAATATAATGTATATTAGAATAATGGATAATACAGGAATGGCGAGATGGAATTAGAACTGGAGTACATGGCTGGATTTGGCTTGGAGAAGAAATTGAAATTCTATTTGAAAGCATAGAATTGGAGACGCAAGACAAACACAGGTTCCATCTTCTTTGTGggcgatgaagaagaagaagccatcgACGACGGCGTTAACAAGCGacagaaatgaaaacaaaacaaaacatttttgattaataaaatacaaaatctgtatataaatttacattaatatatttccATTGCACCACCCCACCACCGTCGCACAACCACCACACCACCGCACGACCACCCCACCACTTCTATTTCCCGTTTCATCATCTTCTCTCACAACAACTTCTCCTTCCTATTTCATCGTCGGTTCCTCACCGGAGATTGGACCTGCTCGCCTCCATATGGCGAGCGGGTTGATCCAAAGTCAAGCTCGCCATATGGCGAGCGGGGATATCCAATCCGGCTTATTACGACAGCCAAGCTTCCTTTCTTCGGGTCTCGAGTGAACCATCTCTTGTTTCGTCTCGATTGGAGTTAGAGTTGAGACTGTACGATAAAAACCGTGAATATTAGTTTTCTCGTATGTGTTTGAATCAATCATATAAAACGGGAACAGTTAGCTAAGCACCAAATttgccttaactatacgattgaTTTAAGTTATTTCGTAAAATCGACGTCGTACCGAAAGAGATTTCTAAGAAAATCGTAAAACTGCTTAAGTCGGAAAACGACCCGAAAAGGCCTAAAAAGCTGGAAGATGACGATGATGGCGCGAGCAGGTCCAAGATTCGGCGAGGAAAAAGCTGGAAGAAAAAGCTAAGACTGAGATAGAACAGATCCGGTAGTGATCGCAGCTCTCGAAGTCGCCAAGCATTCTCTGGTTCAAGCTACGATCCTTTGCCGTCATTGGAGGAATCAGAAGTTGAAAGGCTATCATCTCCGTCGTAGTCGCTGACGTAATCTTCTCCGGTTAACTCCTTGTGTATGCGCTTGTaatagctgcaaagaagaacaAACGATATCAGGTTCATGATATCGAACACTTGTAATCTCATTGATTATATAGTGAATTGCTAGCTGAGCTAACTCTGGTGAGTATAGCGACTTCTCCACGTCGGGAAAGTACGGTGAACACCGGGTAAACATTTCTGGTGTGTTGATTCGTTTTTGATTGTGTTTTCACTTGTCAAGATCGAGATCAGATGAATCAACTTAATCAAGCCGTAGCT
It encodes:
- the LOC103833666 gene encoding uncharacterized protein LOC103833666 produces the protein MYCLSSLISTMNSMFSAFDALFAELMVGKNLMASSFNATATTKPASPQTQTQVQKNEKTTNKRTGLMQKTPRFALELDGLHCFETIVRS